The Heyndrickxia vini genome contains a region encoding:
- a CDS encoding GntR family transcriptional regulator codes for MINKESPIPIYYQIQEHIRENINQQKWVKGEAIPSERILTEQFGVSRMTIRQAVQGLVDEGILMRKRGSGTFVSNEKVEQPLKEITSFTKLMEQRGMKASSKITVFSIRKPNDGEAEKLQINLDADVYHIERIRLGDDIPIAIETSIVPCSIAEGLKEEDIQHSLYEFIEVKKGYQLGDAKQSIEAIGATERISKLLDIPVDSPILQIERVANLRSGTPLEYVRSQYAGSRFKFYL; via the coding sequence GTGATTAATAAGGAATCGCCGATTCCAATTTATTATCAAATTCAAGAACATATTCGCGAAAACATTAACCAGCAAAAATGGGTCAAAGGGGAAGCGATCCCTTCAGAGCGCATCTTAACCGAACAATTTGGCGTCAGTCGAATGACGATTCGTCAAGCGGTTCAAGGACTTGTCGATGAAGGAATTCTCATGCGCAAACGGGGCAGCGGAACCTTTGTCAGCAATGAAAAGGTAGAACAACCATTAAAAGAAATTACGAGCTTTACCAAACTTATGGAACAACGCGGAATGAAGGCAAGCAGCAAGATTACTGTGTTCAGCATTCGAAAACCGAATGACGGTGAAGCGGAAAAGCTGCAAATCAATCTGGATGCAGACGTCTATCATATTGAACGAATTCGTTTAGGTGACGATATCCCAATTGCAATTGAAACATCTATTGTCCCGTGTTCCATTGCAGAAGGGCTGAAAGAGGAAGATATTCAACATTCTCTTTATGAATTCATCGAGGTAAAAAAAGGCTATCAATTGGGAGATGCCAAACAATCCATCGAAGCGATCGGTGCGACAGAACGCATCTCCAAGCTGCTCGATATTCCCGTCGATTCGCCTATTCTTCAAATCGAACGCGTCGCTAATCTGCGATCGGGCACTCCGTTAGAATACGTCCGATCACAATATGCCGGCAGCCGATTTAAATTTTATTTATAA
- a CDS encoding protein phosphatase 2C domain-containing protein encodes MTAFKWVGSEKNYVDEPFIQRIQHVTVGLFGGNSASGSYKNEDGCLVWINDDEDWEFVMILDAHYSAQSAELVLDAFEQKQSIIEEYLAQPIRNGFNRELEQLMLGIFQEESFLHACRNIQGETACLITVRKDQYVWWLSIGDCLLYCFHPELAALGQYQLNQRQFYEWVGRVNTFEQAVPCYSTGTRELRKGRNHLFLTTDGLVECPGYPFSEPEKIIDVFAEHSGDSAVFFLLKEIQKNHVRDSTTIVSWDVNIEKEASMPSDL; translated from the coding sequence ATGACGGCATTTAAGTGGGTTGGAAGTGAAAAAAATTATGTGGACGAACCCTTTATTCAGCGGATTCAACATGTAACAGTTGGACTTTTTGGCGGAAATTCTGCATCTGGTTCGTACAAAAATGAAGATGGATGTCTTGTCTGGATCAATGATGACGAGGATTGGGAGTTCGTCATGATACTTGATGCCCATTATTCTGCGCAGAGTGCGGAACTCGTTCTTGATGCATTTGAGCAGAAGCAATCAATAATTGAAGAATATTTGGCACAACCGATTCGGAATGGATTTAATCGTGAGCTTGAACAGCTTATGTTAGGAATTTTCCAAGAAGAATCCTTTCTTCATGCCTGCCGGAACATTCAAGGGGAAACTGCCTGCTTAATTACAGTTCGCAAGGATCAGTATGTTTGGTGGTTATCGATTGGGGATTGTTTGCTTTATTGCTTTCATCCTGAACTGGCCGCACTTGGTCAATATCAGCTTAATCAACGTCAATTTTATGAGTGGGTCGGTCGCGTCAATACTTTTGAACAGGCTGTTCCCTGTTATAGTACTGGCACACGCGAGTTACGGAAGGGGCGTAACCATCTCTTTTTGACAACGGACGGATTAGTCGAATGTCCCGGATACCCTTTTTCTGAGCCGGAAAAAATTATTGACGTTTTTGCTGAGCATTCTGGAGATTCAGCAGTTTTTTTCCTATTAAAAGAAATTCAAAAAAATCATGTCAGAGATAGTACGACCATTGTTTCATGGGATGTGAATATAGAAAAAGAGGCGAGTATGCCAAGTGATTTATAG
- a CDS encoding biotin-dependent carboxyltransferase family protein, producing the protein MGVRIIKGGLLSTIQDGGRHGYQAYGFVVGGAMDSWAMKLANRIVNNDLNAAVIEMTMIGATFEFDENTYISICGADMSPTINDIPVRNGKAIFVKIGDVLSFKQAREGCRTYLAVSGGFNVAEVLHSKSTYLNANIGKRLESGDVLSIYQASNIPNLKQRLSPSVFTYMNQTTIRYVEGRHAHWFSSELEGETYKINIQSNRMGYRLNGPILRTTVDDQVITEGTTFGTIQVPPNGQPIILMADRQPTGGYPKIGEVITADLRILAQRKPGDEIEFKKVTLQEAQKIYREQAKTIQILEKMKG; encoded by the coding sequence ATGGGGGTCCGAATAATTAAAGGAGGATTATTGTCGACTATTCAAGATGGTGGGCGGCATGGCTATCAGGCATATGGGTTTGTTGTCGGAGGTGCGATGGATTCATGGGCGATGAAGCTCGCAAATCGTATCGTTAACAACGACCTAAATGCTGCGGTTATCGAAATGACGATGATTGGTGCCACATTTGAATTCGACGAAAATACCTATATTTCTATTTGTGGTGCCGACATGTCACCAACAATAAACGACATCCCGGTGCGAAATGGCAAAGCGATTTTTGTAAAAATAGGAGATGTTCTTTCCTTTAAACAAGCAAGGGAAGGGTGTCGAACCTATCTTGCTGTAAGTGGGGGATTCAATGTTGCGGAAGTTTTACATAGCAAGAGTACCTATTTAAATGCCAATATTGGCAAAAGGCTCGAATCCGGCGATGTCCTATCTATTTATCAAGCTAGCAACATTCCAAACCTCAAACAACGACTATCACCATCCGTATTTACCTATATGAACCAAACGACTATTCGCTATGTGGAAGGCAGGCATGCTCATTGGTTCAGCAGTGAACTTGAAGGGGAGACATATAAAATAAATATCCAATCCAATCGGATGGGGTATCGATTGAATGGACCAATCTTGCGAACGACTGTAGATGACCAGGTCATCACCGAAGGAACAACATTCGGTACGATCCAAGTTCCGCCAAATGGTCAACCAATCATTCTGATGGCCGATCGCCAACCAACCGGCGGATACCCGAAAATTGGGGAAGTCATCACTGCCGATTTACGAATCCTCGCACAAAGAAAGCCAGGGGATGAAATTGAATTTAAGAAAGTCACTCTCCAAGAGGCACAGAAAATCTATCGAGAACAGGCAAAAACAATTCAAATCCTGGAAAAAATGAAAGGATGA
- the pxpB gene encoding 5-oxoprolinase subunit PxpB yields MYPLGDSAVILEFGNKINHETNEKVLAAAQLLRNDPFQGMIEVVPAYTTLTVHYDPLQVRSSFPYETICREVTLRLEKAPFRRPSKGRIIRIPVCYDKKFAVDLSFVAEFNGLSEKDVIDIHSSTTYDVYFLGFSPGFPFLGGMNEKIATHRKDSPRAKILKGSVGIAGGQTGIYPLETPGGWQIIGRTPMPLLYLDQTHPTLLQPGDQVEFYPITCEEFAEMEGMRWGSE; encoded by the coding sequence ATGTATCCATTAGGAGATTCTGCGGTTATTCTTGAATTTGGCAATAAAATCAATCACGAAACAAATGAAAAGGTGCTTGCGGCTGCACAACTGCTTAGAAATGATCCTTTTCAAGGTATGATTGAAGTCGTTCCAGCTTACACGACGTTAACGGTTCACTATGATCCGCTTCAAGTACGATCATCATTTCCATATGAAACGATTTGCCGGGAAGTCACTTTAAGGCTTGAAAAAGCTCCGTTTAGACGGCCATCTAAAGGGCGGATCATACGAATTCCAGTATGCTATGACAAAAAGTTTGCCGTCGATTTATCATTTGTTGCGGAGTTTAATGGTTTGTCAGAAAAGGATGTTATCGACATCCATTCTTCGACAACCTATGATGTCTATTTTCTCGGTTTTTCACCGGGGTTTCCGTTTCTTGGCGGTATGAACGAGAAAATTGCGACTCATCGAAAAGACTCACCGCGTGCGAAAATTTTAAAAGGATCAGTCGGGATTGCGGGCGGACAAACGGGGATTTATCCACTTGAAACACCTGGTGGTTGGCAAATCATTGGTCGAACGCCGATGCCGTTGTTGTACCTAGACCAAACTCATCCAACATTATTACAGCCGGGAGATCAAGTCGAGTTTTATCCGATTACCTGTGAGGAATTTGCCGAAATGGAGGGAATGAGATGGGGGTCCGAATAA
- a CDS encoding LamB/YcsF family protein, protein MHQIDLNCDLGESFGRYTIGNDIEIMKYISSANIACGFHAGDPNVMRETVKQAVQRGVKIGAHPGFADLQGFGRREMSIQPSEAYNLIIYQIGALQAFAKIYGATIHHVKPHGALYNMAAVDSELAEALALAIFDLDSQLILYGLSGSALTNAGEKIGLQVAHEVFADRTYQPNGTLTPRSQPNALIATTEESLNQILQMIKEKRVKTVGGGYIPIKADTICIHGDGQHAVAIAKKIVQTLQQENIEIRSLG, encoded by the coding sequence ATGCATCAAATCGATCTCAATTGTGATCTAGGAGAAAGCTTCGGTCGATATACGATTGGCAATGATATTGAAATCATGAAATACATATCTTCCGCAAATATTGCATGCGGTTTTCACGCAGGTGACCCAAATGTAATGAGGGAGACAGTGAAGCAGGCAGTTCAAAGGGGGGTGAAAATTGGTGCACATCCGGGTTTTGCGGATCTTCAAGGGTTTGGGAGAAGGGAAATGTCCATCCAGCCATCTGAAGCTTACAATCTGATAATCTATCAAATCGGCGCACTTCAAGCTTTTGCAAAAATTTATGGCGCAACCATTCACCATGTAAAGCCGCATGGAGCTCTTTACAATATGGCAGCTGTCGATTCAGAACTTGCAGAAGCATTGGCTCTAGCAATATTTGATCTAGATTCACAACTTATCTTATATGGATTATCCGGTAGTGCCTTGACCAACGCAGGGGAAAAGATTGGGTTGCAAGTGGCACATGAAGTGTTTGCTGACCGCACCTATCAACCAAACGGAACATTAACACCGAGGAGTCAACCGAATGCGCTGATCGCCACTACAGAAGAATCCCTCAATCAAATTTTACAAATGATTAAAGAAAAAAGGGTGAAAACAGTCGGTGGAGGGTACATTCCTATAAAGGCTGATACCATTTGTATCCACGGCGACGGA
- a CDS encoding LytR family transcriptional regulator: protein MRSNNLKKKKMKKRKIIGIILLVIILGAGAYVYSIYHSLTKAVNTMHNPVDRKSSRDKEIRFKDKDPISILMLGVDERKGDRGRSDTMIVLTVNPTVKSVQMLSIPRDTRVEIVGKGTEDKINHAYAFGGVAMSMNTVEKFLDIPIDYYIKVNMEGFEDIVDAVGGVTANNTLDFSYGGYHFPKGEVNLDGKKALAFVRMRKEDPRGDFGRNERQRQVIQGVISKGASVSALTKYNDVFEALGKNVETNLTFDEMISIQKYYKDARQKIEQFQLKGQGTKIGGIYYYIVPDDERQKAHNRLKQHLEL, encoded by the coding sequence ATGCGGTCAAATAATTTAAAAAAGAAGAAGATGAAAAAACGGAAAATTATTGGGATTATCCTGCTTGTGATCATTTTAGGGGCAGGTGCTTATGTTTATTCGATCTATCATTCTTTAACAAAAGCTGTTAATACGATGCATAACCCTGTTGATCGTAAAAGTTCTAGGGATAAGGAAATCCGATTTAAAGATAAAGATCCAATTTCTATCTTAATGCTTGGGGTTGATGAACGAAAAGGGGATCGCGGTCGATCGGATACAATGATTGTTTTAACCGTTAATCCGACTGTTAAATCCGTACAAATGTTAAGTATCCCACGTGATACGCGAGTTGAAATTGTTGGTAAAGGAACAGAGGATAAAATCAACCATGCCTATGCCTTTGGTGGAGTGGCCATGTCAATGAATACAGTTGAGAAATTCCTTGATATTCCGATTGATTATTATATTAAAGTAAATATGGAAGGCTTCGAAGATATTGTTGATGCAGTAGGTGGCGTGACGGCGAATAATACGTTGGATTTCAGTTATGGAGGCTATCATTTTCCTAAAGGTGAAGTGAATTTAGATGGGAAGAAAGCCCTCGCCTTCGTCCGTATGAGAAAAGAAGACCCACGCGGTGATTTCGGGCGAAATGAACGTCAACGTCAGGTGATTCAAGGCGTCATTAGTAAAGGGGCTAGTGTTTCCGCATTAACAAAATATAACGATGTATTTGAAGCACTCGGCAAAAACGTGGAAACAAATCTAACCTTTGATGAAATGATATCCATTCAAAAATACTATAAAGACGCACGACAAAAAATCGAACAATTCCAGCTCAAAGGCCAAGGAACAAAAATCGGCGGAATCTACTACTACATTGTCCCAGATGACGAAAGACAAAAAGCACACAACCGCCTCAAACAACACCTAGAACTCTAG
- a CDS encoding DUF2785 domain-containing protein: protein MKDVLRQVKENDYKLPHDWDEFTAVQNVINVLGSIDSELRDDLAYSILSHWLLVERFLTGEQLEEILEYAVSNDMLFHKIGEEDTDSIFLRSFSALLIALILIRDNQDEFLHESIYRRVQDKIISYCFLEKDFRSFVDKKGWAHAPAHISDAIDECVLNRFTGLNECQKLWKSLLNLIESATHVFDAEEDERIATAVTSMIKSEKVPLTTLLDWIEQGDVPEKKDLYSMYKKINMKHFIRSLFIRLNGKKDDQLLEIERKFNPFNT, encoded by the coding sequence ATGAAAGATGTATTGAGACAAGTAAAAGAAAATGATTATAAACTACCACATGATTGGGATGAATTCACAGCCGTTCAAAATGTGATTAATGTTTTGGGGTCAATCGATTCGGAGCTGCGGGATGATTTAGCCTATTCTATTCTCTCTCATTGGTTGCTTGTGGAACGTTTTTTAACGGGAGAACAGTTAGAGGAAATTTTGGAGTATGCCGTTTCTAATGACATGCTTTTTCACAAAATCGGAGAAGAAGATACAGATAGCATATTTTTACGAAGCTTTTCCGCACTTTTAATTGCTCTTATTCTGATTCGCGACAATCAGGATGAATTTTTACATGAGTCGATTTATCGGCGTGTGCAGGATAAGATTATCTCTTACTGTTTTTTAGAAAAAGATTTTCGGTCGTTTGTTGATAAAAAAGGCTGGGCTCATGCACCCGCACATATTTCTGACGCAATTGATGAATGTGTACTCAATCGATTTACTGGACTAAACGAATGTCAAAAACTATGGAAGAGTCTATTGAACTTGATTGAAAGTGCCACACATGTATTCGATGCCGAGGAAGATGAGCGAATTGCCACAGCGGTCACATCAATGATTAAAAGCGAGAAGGTTCCTCTTACAACCTTGCTGGACTGGATAGAGCAAGGTGATGTTCCAGAAAAAAAGGACCTTTACTCAATGTATAAAAAAATAAATATGAAACATTTCATCCGATCCCTTTTCATTCGATTAAACGGAAAAAAGGATGATCAATTACTGGAAATTGAAAGAAAATTCAACCCTTTTAACACGTAA
- a CDS encoding PspC domain-containing protein produces MSAKRLTKSTMDKKISGVLAGIANYFEVDSNLIRLGFVILCLATAIVPCIIAYLIADWMIPKDTEL; encoded by the coding sequence TTGAGTGCCAAAAGATTAACGAAATCGACGATGGATAAAAAAATCAGTGGTGTGCTAGCTGGGATAGCAAATTATTTTGAGGTAGATTCAAACTTGATTCGACTAGGTTTTGTCATCCTTTGCTTAGCCACAGCTATCGTACCATGTATTATTGCTTACTTAATTGCAGACTGGATGATTCCGAAGGATACGGAATTATAA
- a CDS encoding DUF1697 domain-containing protein → MADLRKMFEKMNMPHVQTYIQSGNVLFESNETEEQLVEKVEHQILAEFGLTISVIIRTATEMEDIVLICPFSKNAIQEAEAEADTQWERLYVAMLLGAPQQENIDRIHMYKNDREDYQVAGRDIYFLFHDSVRNSKLATNLHKLEVPTTMRNLRTMNKLVSMAKAMETK, encoded by the coding sequence ATGGCGGACTTAAGAAAGATGTTTGAAAAAATGAACATGCCGCATGTTCAAACCTATATTCAAAGCGGAAATGTTTTGTTTGAATCGAACGAAACAGAAGAGCAGCTAGTTGAAAAAGTTGAACATCAAATCTTGGCAGAGTTTGGTTTGACTATATCCGTTATTATAAGAACGGCCACGGAAATGGAGGACATTGTATTAATCTGTCCTTTTTCAAAAAACGCAATCCAGGAAGCGGAAGCGGAAGCGGATACACAATGGGAGAGGCTTTATGTGGCAATGTTGCTGGGGGCGCCTCAACAAGAAAACATCGACCGAATTCATATGTATAAAAATGATCGGGAAGACTATCAGGTTGCGGGACGAGATATCTACTTTCTGTTTCATGACAGCGTACGAAATTCCAAACTAGCAACAAACCTACATAAATTAGAAGTTCCCACCACAATGCGAAACTTGAGAACAATGAATAAACTCGTTTCAATGGCAAAGGCAATGGAAACAAAATAA
- a CDS encoding HIT family protein, which produces MGMECFICDKHRGNIQSAGIAIYEDEFVYVGHIDQNGEPCYLGHLMIDLKRHAPTLGDLNMDEAKSFGMIMAKVSKTLIESEKAEHIYSLVSGNSVPHLHMHIVPRYPNTPKEHWGPMSVYDWSDAPFGDNNEVIALCQRIKAHLEENQNDGI; this is translated from the coding sequence ATGGGGATGGAATGTTTTATCTGTGACAAGCATCGGGGGAACATACAATCAGCCGGAATTGCAATTTATGAAGACGAGTTTGTGTATGTTGGGCATATCGATCAAAATGGGGAGCCGTGTTATCTAGGTCACCTAATGATTGATTTAAAAAGGCATGCGCCGACCCTTGGGGATTTAAATATGGACGAAGCGAAGTCCTTTGGGATGATTATGGCAAAAGTGAGTAAGACGTTGATTGAATCCGAAAAGGCGGAACATATCTATTCTCTCGTATCCGGGAATTCGGTGCCCCATCTTCATATGCATATCGTTCCCCGCTATCCAAACACACCGAAAGAGCATTGGGGTCCAATGTCCGTGTATGATTGGTCGGATGCTCCGTTTGGTGATAATAATGAAGTGATTGCTCTTTGTCAACGGATAAAAGCCCATCTTGAGGAGAATCAGAATGACGGCATTTAA
- the nagA gene encoding N-acetylglucosamine-6-phosphate deacetylase: MALGQNVVINANLFTGDENIANGFLRFEGKKITEIGDMNQYQPEQDEKVIDAGGNIVIPGMIDVHIHGGYGVDVMDADPEKLVFLSEQLLQEGVTTFFATTITQDYPAIEAALASVKKATETGKTTIKGVHLEGPFISEKRAGAQPLEFISAPDIDLFLQWHEASGKQIKLVTYAPEKKGAREFEDVMIKNGIVPSMGHSDAVRAELLESKTTHATHLYNGMRGLHHREAGVAGHALLSPHIQAEIIADGIHVHPDMVNLTYKLKGANGIVLISDAMRAKGLPDGESELGGQKVFVKNGECRLENGSLAGSILTMDQAFRNIIQFTGCSIAEAVQMTSGNQAKEFGLTSKGFLKKDMDADFAIMNQNLEVIETYHLGNSYRKGE; encoded by the coding sequence ATGGCATTGGGACAAAATGTAGTAATCAATGCAAATCTATTTACAGGTGACGAAAATATCGCCAATGGCTTTTTACGATTTGAAGGAAAAAAAATCACAGAAATCGGTGATATGAATCAATATCAACCTGAACAAGATGAAAAAGTAATCGATGCTGGCGGTAACATTGTCATTCCGGGAATGATTGATGTACATATTCATGGAGGGTACGGTGTCGACGTAATGGATGCGGATCCTGAAAAGCTCGTCTTTTTAAGTGAACAGCTCCTTCAAGAAGGTGTCACTACTTTTTTTGCAACGACAATTACCCAAGACTATCCTGCCATAGAAGCGGCACTGGCATCCGTTAAAAAAGCAACAGAAACGGGTAAAACAACGATAAAAGGTGTCCATTTAGAAGGGCCATTTATTTCAGAAAAAAGAGCAGGTGCACAGCCATTAGAATTTATTTCAGCACCGGATATTGATTTATTTTTACAATGGCACGAAGCTTCTGGGAAGCAAATCAAGTTGGTAACTTATGCACCGGAGAAAAAAGGGGCACGTGAGTTCGAAGATGTCATGATTAAGAACGGCATTGTACCTTCAATGGGACATTCCGATGCAGTTCGCGCCGAACTTCTCGAAAGCAAAACAACACATGCCACACATCTTTATAACGGAATGCGCGGCTTGCACCACCGGGAAGCTGGGGTTGCTGGACATGCCTTATTATCACCGCATATCCAAGCGGAAATTATTGCAGACGGAATCCATGTACATCCTGATATGGTCAACCTTACGTATAAGTTAAAAGGTGCAAACGGAATCGTTCTTATTTCAGATGCGATGCGAGCAAAAGGTCTTCCAGATGGAGAATCTGAGCTTGGCGGCCAGAAAGTATTTGTGAAAAATGGCGAATGCCGTCTCGAAAATGGATCACTTGCGGGAAGTATTTTAACAATGGACCAAGCGTTCCGAAATATTATCCAATTTACCGGTTGTTCCATTGCGGAAGCAGTCCAAATGACATCCGGAAACCAAGCAAAAGAATTCGGCTTAACATCAAAAGGATTTTTGAAAAAAGACATGGATGCCGATTTTGCCATCATGAATCAAAATCTCGAAGTCATTGAAACGTATCATTTAGGAAATTCATATAGAAAAGGGGAATAA
- a CDS encoding zinc-dependent alcohol dehydrogenase, which yields MKAVTYQGIKDVKVKDVPEPTIHKEDDLIVKITSTAICGSDLHLVHGMIPNLPHNYIIGHEPMGIVEEVGPGVTNVKKGDRVIVPFTVSCGQCWFCQHELESQCDQSNPHGEAGAYFGYSETFGGYPGGQAEYLRVPFGNFTPFVVPENCELEDEKILFLSDIIPTAYWGVDNAGVKEGDTVIVLGCGPVGLLTQKFAWMKGAKHVIAVDYIGYRLEHAKKTNHVEVVDFSKIDHTGDYLKELTKGGADVVIDCVGLDGKKSAMEMIGSALKLHGGTMSAIVMAAQCVRKGGTIQLVGVYGARYNQFPLGDLFSRNITLKMGQAPVIHYIPELYKQIIDGRFDPTDIITHHLPLDQAEYGYSVFDEKQDNCIKVILKP from the coding sequence CAAGGAATTAAAGATGTAAAGGTAAAAGATGTGCCGGAGCCGACCATACATAAGGAAGATGATCTGATTGTGAAGATTACGAGTACCGCTATTTGCGGGTCCGATCTGCATCTTGTGCATGGAATGATTCCGAATTTGCCACATAATTATATTATTGGGCATGAGCCGATGGGAATTGTAGAAGAAGTGGGTCCAGGTGTGACAAATGTGAAGAAAGGGGATCGGGTCATTGTTCCGTTTACCGTTTCTTGCGGTCAATGCTGGTTTTGTCAGCATGAGTTAGAAAGTCAATGTGATCAATCGAATCCGCATGGGGAGGCCGGGGCTTATTTCGGGTATTCGGAAACTTTTGGCGGGTATCCAGGTGGGCAAGCGGAATATTTGCGCGTTCCATTTGGCAATTTCACACCTTTCGTCGTGCCGGAGAATTGCGAGTTAGAAGATGAGAAAATTCTGTTCCTTTCCGATATTATTCCAACTGCTTATTGGGGTGTTGATAATGCTGGGGTGAAGGAAGGCGATACAGTCATTGTTCTTGGCTGTGGACCTGTTGGACTTTTAACTCAAAAGTTTGCGTGGATGAAGGGTGCTAAACACGTGATTGCTGTGGACTATATTGGGTATCGTTTGGAACATGCGAAGAAAACCAATCATGTGGAGGTCGTGGATTTTAGTAAAATCGACCATACAGGTGACTATTTAAAGGAGCTTACAAAAGGCGGGGCAGATGTTGTCATTGATTGTGTCGGGTTAGATGGGAAAAAGTCAGCGATGGAAATGATTGGATCAGCATTGAAGCTTCATGGTGGAACGATGAGTGCGATTGTTATGGCTGCGCAATGTGTTAGAAAGGGTGGAACGATTCAACTAGTCGGTGTATATGGGGCGAGATATAATCAGTTCCCGCTAGGTGACTTATTCTCACGAAATATCACACTGAAAATGGGGCAAGCACCTGTCATCCATTATATCCCAGAGCTATACAAACAAATAATCGATGGCCGATTTGACCCAACCGACATCATCACCCATCACCTCCCACTCGACCAAGCCGAATACGGCTACTCCGTATTCGACGAAAAACAAGACAACTGCATCAAAGTCATCCTCAAACCTTAA
- the nagB gene encoding glucosamine-6-phosphate deaminase — translation MQLHTYSTVTDASAKAFDIIKTGIENGSIRTLGLATGGTPLKFYEKFRASNLDVSNVSTVNLDEYVGLNAKDENSYRYYMEKELFSHMNFKETFLPNGMAADLDEECLHYEGILQDHPVDVQILGIGENGHIGFNEPGTSFESLTHVVELTESTREANKRYFDKEEDVPTHAISMGIKSILSAKKIILLAFGANKAEAVKQMLEGEVSEGCPASVLQKHSDVIVLADQEAASLLKEGIARD, via the coding sequence ATGCAATTACACACTTATTCAACAGTAACTGATGCATCTGCAAAAGCTTTTGATATAATAAAAACAGGAATCGAAAATGGCAGTATTCGTACTTTAGGCCTTGCTACAGGTGGAACGCCATTGAAGTTTTATGAAAAATTCCGCGCATCAAATTTGGATGTTTCAAACGTATCAACGGTCAATCTAGACGAGTATGTCGGATTAAATGCAAAAGATGAAAATAGCTACCGTTATTACATGGAAAAAGAATTATTTTCTCATATGAATTTCAAAGAAACATTCTTGCCAAATGGAATGGCAGCCGATCTAGATGAAGAATGCTTGCATTATGAAGGAATTCTTCAAGACCACCCTGTTGATGTACAAATTCTTGGAATTGGTGAAAACGGCCATATTGGCTTTAATGAACCCGGCACATCTTTCGAATCGCTAACACATGTCGTTGAATTAACAGAGTCAACACGTGAAGCGAATAAACGCTATTTTGACAAAGAAGAGGATGTACCGACACATGCGATTTCTATGGGAATCAAGTCGATTTTATCTGCAAAAAAAATTATCCTACTAGCTTTTGGTGCTAACAAAGCGGAAGCAGTGAAACAAATGTTAGAAGGAGAAGTCAGTGAAGGTTGTCCAGCATCTGTTCTGCAAAAGCATTCTGATGTCATTGTTCTTGCTGATCAGGAGGCAGCCTCATTATTAAAAGAGGGGATTGCACGTGATTAA